From Microplitis mediator isolate UGA2020A chromosome 11, iyMicMedi2.1, whole genome shotgun sequence, one genomic window encodes:
- the LOC130677837 gene encoding uncharacterized protein LOC130677837 has product MFLNNPNEPEFLRMDPATRQIKNHLRLNEDTSVTVIFRKLGELPLNEKIVSLSNISNYSKSVERWPLCVGTQIDKNKYSKTCKGVIVGDDTYKRNQPNPRCKSCRILRNRLQNCNSTAINMGRIAAKKRRATLVKQCKRLKRMETNTICTLSTVI; this is encoded by the exons ATGTTTCTAAATAATCCCAATGAACCCGAATTTTTGCGGATGGATCCTGCAACTAGGCAGATCAAGAACCATTTACGTTTAAACGAGGATACATCTGTTACT GTTATTTTTCGTAAGCTTGGAGAGTTGCCTCTAAACGAGAAAATTGTTTCATTAAGTAATATTTCTAATTACTCGAAATCCGTAGAAAGATGGCCATTATGCGTTGGCACTCAAATTGACAAAAACAA ATATTCGAAAACTTGTAAAGGTGTGATTGTTGGTGATGACACATATAAAAGAAATCAACCTAATCCAAGATGTAAATCGTGTCGAATTTTACGAAATCGGTTACAGAACTGTAATTCAACAGCTATTAATATGGGGAGAATAGCAGCTAAAAAACGGCGTGCAACTCTTGTTAAACAATGCAAACGTCTTAAAAGAATG GAAACTAATACTATTTGTACTCTTTCAACGgttatataa